One Synergistaceae bacterium DNA window includes the following coding sequences:
- a CDS encoding DUF488 domain-containing protein, producing MFLYTIGFTKKSAEQFFERIKYYRIKKLIDVRLINNNVFAGFTKKNDLKYFLAKICSCDYEHCPEYAPTKDLLTAYKKKKISWPEYETQYTNLMNERKSINDFITRFSYYETLCLLCAEPEPTHCHRRLLAEMISKTLDDLILTHI from the coding sequence GTGTTTCTGTACACAATCGGATTCACGAAAAAATCAGCAGAACAATTTTTCGAGCGCATAAAATATTATAGAATCAAAAAATTAATTGACGTAAGACTCATAAATAATAACGTCTTCGCAGGCTTCACAAAGAAAAATGACCTAAAATATTTTCTCGCCAAAATTTGCAGCTGCGATTATGAACACTGCCCGGAATATGCACCGACTAAAGATTTATTAACAGCTTACAAGAAGAAAAAAATTTCTTGGCCGGAATACGAGACTCAATATACAAATCTCATGAACGAGCGAAAATCTATAAATGACTTCATTACGAGATTTAGCTATTACGAGACTCTTTGCTTATTATGCGCCGAACCTGAGCCGACTCACTGCCACAGAAGATTATTAGCCGAAATGATAAGCAAGACACTTGATGATTTAATACTCACTCACATATAA